The Nocardia sp. BMG51109 nucleotide sequence GTACTGCGCCAGCGTCGGCTCGTTGCGCCGGCGCAACCCCTCGCCGACGATCAGCACGACACCGTTGAGGGTCAGGAATACGCTCGCGTAGATCGGCGCCGCGAACAGCACGTGCAGCGGATGTTCGAGCAGCGGCCCGAGCACGCCGACCGGGACGGTGCCGATCACGATCAGCCAGGCCAGCCGTTGCGGAACGGTCTCCAGGCGTCTGGTGCGCAGGGTGGTGAGGAACCCGGCGACGATGGCGTACCAGTCCCGCCGGTAGTAACCGAGCAGCGCCACGGCCGTCGCCACGTGCAGGGCGACCACGAACGCCAGATACGGTGTGCCCGTGCCGGGTTCCTCCGTGCCGACCATGGCCTGCCAGTCGCCGCCGACCCACGCGGCCACCAGTACCGAATGCCCGAGGCTCGAGACCGGGAACAGTTCGGTGACACCCTGCACCGTGCCGATGACGGTCGCTTGGAAGTAGGTCAGCATCGCGAAGAGTCTGGCACGACCAGACCGCCACCGCCGCACGAGCATTCGGTCCCCGCCGCCGCGCCCCGGCAATTCGGGCGGATCCACCCGGGCCCGTGCGCCGTCACGCCCGGGACCTCGAATTCGTCTGCACTCCGGGCATTTCCGACCTGCCGGACGACGGACCGACACCGGCAGGTGCGATCCGCCCGGGCGATACGCCGCCGGGCGTCAGGACTCCGGAACGGATGTCTCGGGCGCGGTCCGGGGCGCCGGCGCGACGACGGCGGGCGTGACCTCGGCGGCGACCGGTCCGGCGTCCGCCCCGAACGGCAGCACGGCGCGCACCTCGAAACCACCGTCGGGCCGGGTACCCGCCGTCAGCGTGCCGCCGATGGCCGCGGCCCGGGCCTGCATACCCGAAATACCCGTTCCCGGTGCGCCGTTCGGCACGACCACGCCGGGCTCGTTGCCGGATGACCACCTCGACCGCGCCGGGCCGGACCGTGATCGTGACCCGCACCGCGGTGCCGGGAGCATGACGCGAGGCATTGGACAGCGACTCCTGCACGATCCGGTACAGCGCCAGGCCCGCCGTGTCCGGGACCGCGGCCAGCTCACCCTCGAGCACCCAGTCGACCGGCACCCCCGCCCGGCGGGCGGCGTCGAGCACCGCGAGGACGTCCACGGCCGCCGGCTGGGGTGCGTGCTCGGGCAGCTGGCCGTCGCTGCGCAGCACCCCGAGCATGCCGCGCACCTCGTTGAGCGCCTCACGGGCCGAGGCCCCGATCGATTCGAACTCCGCCCTCGCCTGCTCGGACACGTCGGCGACCCGGTAGGGCGCGGTCTGCGCCTGCACCACCACCAGCGACATGTGGTG carries:
- a CDS encoding undecaprenyl-diphosphate phosphatase codes for the protein MLTYFQATVIGTVQGVTELFPVSSLGHSVLVAAWVGGDWQAMVGTEEPGTGTPYLAFVVALHVATAVALLGYYRRDWYAIVAGFLTTLRTRRLETVPQRLAWLIVIGTVPVGVLGPLLEHPLHVLFAAPIYASVFLTLNGVVLIVGEGLRRRNEPTLAQYGRRFALRQRHARARRQSDRPLAALGLRDAAGIGFAQAGALLTGFSRSGLSMVGGLFRGLEHVHAAKFAFLLATPVILGAGLVELPVLAGPETVGIRGPVLVGAVVSGSASWLSVRFLEQFFRTRTLLPFAVYCLAAGLLSIARFC
- a CDS encoding sensor histidine kinase, whose protein sequence is MLFVTTMARTGDPFAWPIAMTGLVVFGLLVRWLVLSRRELVRREEENELERARRAILEEKARIARDLHDVVAHHMSLVVVQAQTAPYRVADVSEQARAEFESIGASAREALNEVRGMLGVLRSDGQLPEHAPQPAAVDVLAVLDAARRAGVPVDWVLEGELAAVPDTAGLALYRIVQESLSNASRHAPGTAVRVTITVRPGAVEVVIRQRARRGRAERRTGNGYFGYAGPGRGHRRHADGGYPARRWFRGARRAAVRGGRRTGRRRGHARRRRAGAPDRARDIRSGVLTPGGVSPGRIAPAGVGPSSGRSEMPGVQTNSRSRA